The following is a genomic window from Actinomycetes bacterium.
ATGGGATTAAGAATGTCTGCTCCAGCCTCTATCAGTAAAGGAATAGCCTCCTTTATGGCTCCATCACAATGGAAAAATATATAAACCTTTGATTTTGCGCAGGTTTTAATAAAATCAAAAAGTTTCTTATGATAAGGCCATATAAGTTCCTCATATAATTGCAGAGACACCAGTAGGCTATCCTTATTTCCCAGGTCATCAGCGGTGGATACTACCAGAACATTCTCGCCAACTGCCTCCAGTGCCCGTTTCCAGTACTTCATTTTTATTTCCAGAAATTTGTCCATAATCGCATGAACCATTTTTTTATTGGTGAGCATATCCATAAAGAATTGTTCATAACCTCTCATCCACATGGCATTTTCCCACATACCTGCACTCATTCTTTCCAGAAAATAAGCCTTATCATTCCCGACTACCCGGTCAGCCTTTTGCTTGAGACCTCTAAACCTGGCTTTATCCGTGGGATCAGGCCAGGGATAGTTTTCAATATCAGCTACGGTCTCTGCATCCCTGAGAGGACTTTTATAAATATCGTAATAATGCCCGCCGCTTGCCGGCATCCTGTATTCAATTCCAAATTCATCTATTAAACCACAGTAACCGTCCTTTATCCCTAATTGTTGGGATAAACCCGGTTTGCCGGGAGGGTTTGGAGACACATTGATTATATCAATATCCAGGCATTCAATAATATCTTCATCTATTTTACCCAGCTGGGTTATGGTATCCCAGACCTCTGCTTTGCTCTCCAGACCCAAGTAGTGCCTGAGTTTATTCAAGGCGATAACATTTATTCCTGCCACCAGGGCTCCACCCATATCAAAAGGAACTCGATCAGGTTCCTGATGTTCAAGCGAAGCTTTTACTCTTTTATAACTTGTAAATTTATCCAATATATCTTTTATTTATTGATAAAGTCAGTAAGATCCAGCTCCAGCAGTTTATGGTAAGAAGGTTTTCCTTCCTGGTCCCATCCGGCAAGCTGGTAGTAGAGTTGTCTGGCTTCCATAAACTGTTGTTTGTCTATTTTCAGACCCTCAAGAGGGCCATTTTCAATAGGCTCAAATATTCTCTCCGGGAGCATATCCTCCTCCGAATTTTCCCTCAGGGCAAAAAGTTTGTACATGTTTATCCTTTTTTCACCAATCTTTATAAGCTCAAATAAAGAGCTTTCCCATCCGGTAACTGTATTTACAATGTCCACCAGGTGCTGAAAATCAAAAAACCTGACTGGAGAGAAAGCAAAGATACAGGCGCATAAAGCATCAAGCATCGAGAATGCCGGTTGAAGCAAGAAAAACATCCTCACTTTCTGGTGACTTAAGCTATCAGCTTTAAGCCGGTCGTATACGGTAAGAGGGGCAACTTTATCCATAAATAGTCGATCTGCATTAAAATCAAAATCCGTATCATGCTCTACCACCGTATAATATGGCCCGATTGGTGATACTGCATATCCCAATCCCAGCATTTGTTTGATTCTGGGCTCATGGAAGGGCAGTTCCATCCCCTTTACATGCATTGCCATGCTCTTGGAACCCTTTATATGGGCAGAAGCAATGCTTACCCCTTCTGCTAAAATATTTCCAATAGATTTTCTCTCCACAATCATTCTGGTCAGCTTGAGCATAGTTTGAGGGTCACCCCATTTTAAAGACAAACCCATAGTTTGGTCCGGACTGATAAGCCCATTTTCATAACACTCAACAGCATAGCCCAAAACATTGCCCAGAGATGTGCCATCAATTCCATAGTCACAGATCATATTCCATAATTTTAAGGTGGATTCCATGTCATCAACCAGAAGATTATAGGAGGTAGCGGCCAGGCTTTCCAGCTCTATCAACCCAAAATCAGGATTGAGGCCGATATCCTTCAGGCCAGGGATTTTTTTCTTGCAACCTCCAGTACAATTTGCACAATTAATATTGTCTGGCGGATATTTGTCAGTGATGGTAAAACCATCTATTTTTTCCGAGCCGTCAAAGGATGAGAAATGAAAATTTTTTGCAGATAACATTCCCTGTTCAGACAACATTCTAAGATATCCGGCATTACTGGCCCTGCCGTGTTGATTCTTGTTCAAAGGATTGCTTAAAAAATTATTTTTAAAATAAAGAGACAAATCCTGTAATTTTTTATCATTATAAACAGCAATATTTTTTTGACCTTTAACACACAATGCTTTTAAATTCTTGGAACCCATAACTGCGCCTACACCGCATCGGGAGCTTAAAAAACAGTTATCGGTAATTATGGAAGCAAAGCGTACCAGCCTCTCCCCCGCAGGGCCGATAAGTGCGATACTATGATCTTTCAAACCTTCATTTTTGGATAGAAGGTTATAGGCGTCAGAGGTACAAAGACCCCACAGGTTATCAGCATCCAGTATTTTAATATCATCGCCAGTTATAGTTATAAAACAGGGCTTTTCCGATTTACCCTTTATGATAATGGCATCAAACCCTGCCTTTTTAATCATTTCACCCATAAACCCTGGGGTAGTAGACTCTCCTACCCCATTAGTTAAAGGAGACTTGGTAACCACATTATGCATAGCAGTGCCGGGGCAATCCACACCAGTGATGGGTGAGGTGGAAAATATAAGAAGATTATTTTCAGATAATGGGTCTGTATTAGGCTTTAGATATTTGAGTAAAAAATAAGCAGCCAAGCAGGCTCCACCAAAATATTTGCGGTAAAATTTGTCTTCTAATTTTATAAATTCTACCTGTTTATTGGTTAAATTAATCTGCAGTACTCTGCCATTGTAACCATAAGACATAATATTTTAAATATAATAGCTTCCTATTTCCTTACTAACAATATTGTAGCTATCAGCATCTTTGTTTACTGATTCAATCTCTCCCACGATTTTCTTATCCCTGAAAATATATATACGGTTGGCGAGTGTTATTATTTCAGGCATATCTGAAGATATAAGGATTAAAGATTTACCTTCTTTGTGGGCCAGATTGTAAATAAGCTTATGTATATACTCCTTGGCACCCACGTCTACGCCAATAGTAGGCTCATCAAATATTATGATATCGCAATCAGCCACCAGCCATTTGGCGATGCTTACTTTTTGCTGGTTGCCCCCGCTCAGTTTACCTGCAATCTGGTTCAGTCCTGTAGTACGGATATCAAGGTTTTTCACCATATTATCGGCATGCTCTTTTTCTTTATTACCGTCAATAAACCTTAATATTTTACTGGCAATCTTTGGCCATATGGTAATGCTTATATTGGTTTTAACCGTACTGGTTAAGAGTAGTCCTTCTTCCTTCCTGTTTTCGGTAACATACCCTATACGGTGGCGGTAAAGGCTGTCAGCTATGGAGCGTGGATTAATCTTTTTACCCCGCAGATATACTTCTCCGGATTGTTTTCTATCCTCTCCGATTATTAACCTGGCCAACTCTGTTCTACCCGCTCCGACCAATCCATAAAACCCTAAAACCTCGCCCTTGTGCAGCTTAAAGCTTACATTCTCTGCTTTGTGCTCTTTATAAATATTTTTGGCTTCAAGTATTGAAATTTCTTTGTCAAATGAATCAAATT
Proteins encoded in this region:
- a CDS encoding sugar ABC transporter ATP-binding protein, producing the protein MLKLENISKSFPGVRALDDVSVEFEQGQIHALLGENGAGKSTLIKVICGVHKPDSGKMYLDSNELVVDNYIDALSKEISVVNQELQVLARYSVAENIMLDKMSTFGKSGILNWKKINQTASKYLDMVGLHVPPTKPIGELSVAQKQMVEIAKSLASKSKILLLDEPTSSISESEVETLFSILKELKEKGIIILFVTHKLEEVFRVCEMVTVLRDGKKIDTRPINSVDKQDLVKMMIGREEKIESYKFDSFDKEISILEAKNIYKEHKAENVSFKLHKGEVLGFYGLVGAGRTELARLIIGEDRKQSGEVYLRGKKINPRSIADSLYRHRIGYVTENRKEEGLLLTSTVKTNISITIWPKIASKILRFIDGNKEKEHADNMVKNLDIRTTGLNQIAGKLSGGNQQKVSIAKWLVADCDIIIFDEPTIGVDVGAKEYIHKLIYNLAHKEGKSLILISSDMPEIITLANRIYIFRDKKIVGEIESVNKDADSYNIVSKEIGSYYI
- a CDS encoding aldehyde ferredoxin oxidoreductase family protein; protein product: MSYGYNGRVLQINLTNKQVEFIKLEDKFYRKYFGGACLAAYFLLKYLKPNTDPLSENNLLIFSTSPITGVDCPGTAMHNVVTKSPLTNGVGESTTPGFMGEMIKKAGFDAIIIKGKSEKPCFITITGDDIKILDADNLWGLCTSDAYNLLSKNEGLKDHSIALIGPAGERLVRFASIITDNCFLSSRCGVGAVMGSKNLKALCVKGQKNIAVYNDKKLQDLSLYFKNNFLSNPLNKNQHGRASNAGYLRMLSEQGMLSAKNFHFSSFDGSEKIDGFTITDKYPPDNINCANCTGGCKKKIPGLKDIGLNPDFGLIELESLAATSYNLLVDDMESTLKLWNMICDYGIDGTSLGNVLGYAVECYENGLISPDQTMGLSLKWGDPQTMLKLTRMIVERKSIGNILAEGVSIASAHIKGSKSMAMHVKGMELPFHEPRIKQMLGLGYAVSPIGPYYTVVEHDTDFDFNADRLFMDKVAPLTVYDRLKADSLSHQKVRMFFLLQPAFSMLDALCACIFAFSPVRFFDFQHLVDIVNTVTGWESSLFELIKIGEKRINMYKLFALRENSEEDMLPERIFEPIENGPLEGLKIDKQQFMEARQLYYQLAGWDQEGKPSYHKLLELDLTDFINK